The Aythya fuligula isolate bAytFul2 chromosome 1, bAytFul2.pri, whole genome shotgun sequence nucleotide sequence GGCGTTTTTAATTCTGGTTACTCGTGCTAAGATTACCCAGGAAAGCTCGAAGAGCAAAGATTCCCctcttttcatttcagactCTCTGAGTGTTTCAGGACTTTTGAGTACAATCGGCGTAGGCTTGAACTGAGCAAGAGTTTAGAGTAACGTAGCAAAGTCAGTGGGGATTTACTGGGATAAAGAGCTGTGAATCAGAGTTGGCGCTTGGCATCTTCAGTTCAATAAACCCTGTGGTCAGGAATCTAGAATGGTTCACAGGATTTACAAGGTGCAATGCTGCATAGTGTGATAGTGGACTTAGAATTAATAAAGCACAGTTCTCATCTTGAAAAATATAGCAGAGATATCACCATGAGCTtgatttttatagctttttagCCCATAGTAAAGCTGTTACATTGGCAGGTTCTCCACAGTCCTGTACTAGCAAGTGAAAACTAAAAACTGTATTGGAGtatgaacagaaagaaatatctAACTGTATAGAACGGGAAGGAAGTGGTCAGATAATGGGAACACAACTAAGCTTCTAAGATCCAGTATGTTTAATAAACAGATcatactgtaaagaaaatacttttaaaatgtaaaacaaatgtCTCTTGTTGCTCATAGAAACTTCCTTAAGTATCAATTGGACATTGATTTGATATGTTGggatttgtatttcttttttatcttgcTGAAAGCTCTTGTAACACAGTGAACAGTATTCTTTTTGAAGTAGAAGCCAAGgttgtttctgttcttgctttgaAACTGAGGGCACTTAGAATACATTGTTAATATTGCAGATGATTCAGAACCTGTTAATACTACATCAAGGATAAGTTTATGTACTTTGGCCTGGATTTTCgtcttgtttcattttaatacacGTACTTTTTATGTGTACAACACAACATTTTGCATGTATATTTTTACACTAAAGTAAAAATAGGactattttcacaaatattagCTTCTTCCATGTTTCTTTCCCACCATAGTAATATTACTACACCAGAGTTTTGGGCTGGGGAGTGAAGGTGAGGGCTCTGTGCATTTTCCATAACAGAAGCCTCTTCTGTCCCAGTGATCAGACCCTCTCATTGTCATTGCTTACAGATGTAACAACATGGAAGCAGGTAGCAGAGGGTGACTACAACCCTCTGATACCTGTTTAAGATTTCTTTTACACCTGCCTTACTCTTTCAGCCACCAATTAAAAAGTTTTGGTTAAGTATGCTGCAAGAACTGTGCGAGTGTATGAGCTATCAAGGGACAATGCTGTAACATAGCTGCTACTGTTACTTAAAGCTTTTACCCCCACCAATGTCTGTTTGACTGCCCCCCATCTCTAAAGCTAGATTTGTTCTCTGTTACAGTATGTGATCCAGTGATGGGTGACAAGTGGAATGGAGAAGGCTCCATGGTTAGTACTTATTTGTTTAGATTCTTTGTATAGTGATTTTTTTCGTTATATAAATGtgtaagtataaatatttattaatttttaaacacaaagacTAAGCTGCTTTACCTCAGTGTGGCTTTGGATCCCAGCATCAACTAAATTTGTTCCTGTTTATCATTAGTTTATCATCTGGGGAGCATAATGGTTGTATACCgggaggatttatttttaactctctgCTGAGAGAACAGGTAGAGTATGGACCCTGTCCACAGGAAAAtacttccctcttccccttcatTTCTCACTGGAGttctctcattttctgtcaAGATAGCAGTTTTGGCAGGTAGCCTTGCTCACATTGTCAGCGATCACAGAAATTGACCTGCTGCTTGAACCTAAATGAAGATGACTTATTTCATGTGAGATCCAGCAGCTGTTAGGCATTGGGCTGTGGTAGTGACAGAAAGGTCGCGTGTGCCAGTTCCAGACTGTATACTGACAAAgagacattcatttttaatcaacACTAGCAGATAGTTGCAGTGAAAGTGCAATGTGGGAAGAGATCAGCAGtaatgatattttatattttcttctgcctaAGCTAGTCATGCACTATGAATTCCTCTTTGTCCTTGTACCTTTTTACAGTTTACCTGCTCATAGAAAAAATCACGTGGCAGAGCACTTAGTAATAAATTTGCCATTGCTTATGTGGtcttattctttcattttatgattATTGCAATATTTATTATCCTTAGCTTTTTCTAACAAGGCAGAGATCTAGTGGCTGTAGAGTCACCTTGCAAAGCCTTGGCTCTGGGGAGAAGTCATAAGTATGGAGCTTCCTGTGTCTTTTGGGTGGAAGACAAGATAggtggaagaagaggagaaaatttAACATGCAACCCACCAGCTCATTCCTGccataaaaagtaataaaattattatttaagatGGTTTGATTTAGATGTGATCTAGTCTTGAACTTCTGTCTGAAGGCAGAGTCCCCGTAACATCATCACATCACCATAAAAACATGAATGAGCTGAGTAGCAATATGATGTGTCTTCTAGTAGAACCTAATGGTCAACACCATGATAAGGTTTTATCTGCAACTGATATGACTGGAATGGGAGATAGTAACACATGGGAACATGGATAAATACACCCTGCCCGACACAGCTTATGAGCctaacagagaaattaaaacattgaTGAAAAGGATTAATCCTGGTTTAGAAAATGGGGTGCTGATGAAGAGTATCAGTATCAACCCCTATTAAACTATGAACCTTaataaaggttttgttttattgagtTACAACAGGAcatgagaaggtgaggtggctCCTGCAATTTAACTCAAACTCCAATCTGAACTCCAGTACATGCCAGAACTGCTGATGCTTTTCAACTTTCTTTCTAGTCTGAAGAGCATACAGACTGGTAGGCTCCTGCTACATCTTGGTGTATGTCACCTGCTTAGACAGCCAATCTCCCTTTGCTAAAGGGCTGTATTTAGCTGAAGAAGATGGGATAGAAATGGACCAGGAAAGCAGAATAGGGAGTGTTGGCCCTCATTACTTGATGAGCAGGGTCTGCAGTCAGCAAAGTATGTGATGGTTTGTACAACGCAAGCAAATGTACTTGTCATAACTACTTTATAAATTGTTACAAAGTTACCCAAGTTACAAATCTGATTCCCATTATGGAATATTAATGTACAACACACCCCAGAAATATTGCACTAAAAAGGAGGAGACAAATAATACATTACATGAATGTTACTTTTTCCTCAAGTCCCACAAGTGTGACACAATCACTGTGGGTACACAGTGGTGCAGCAAAGGACCTTTTTTCCATTGGTACAACAACAAAGTAGTTTAATTTGGGGGTAAGGACGCAAAAAAGAGTTCCTTGTGGTTGGACACTTTATTTCCTCATGCTGCTCTGTCATCTTGGTAAGGGGGAACCCAAAAGCTCTTCATCTAGACACCACTTCCTTTAAATGATATCACTTTAGGCCTGCTTAGTGATGCTTCCCATCACTGTCAGTGACAAAAGAGCTGTTGGCAGTACTGTCACCAGCTGGAGGATGCACAGCCACTTTAATTCCTGCTGATATCAGTACACTGGTAGCTTTATGTTTACTGGAGAGTGTTACTCCCACATCTGATATGTCTGCTGATAACATTTAATACCATCTTTTCTTCCATAGTATGTGCCCAAGGACCTCCTCCCAGTCTACAGGGACAAAGTTGTACCTGTTGCTGATATAATTACTCCTAACCAGTTCGAGGCTGAGTAAgtacttaatttccttttataacaaaataaacacagggaTAAAAACAGGGCAGACTGATAGCTGTTCATTTGTCTCAGTACAGtgctgtatgtatgtatatgttgggttttgtttttagctgttGTTTTAAAGTAGTGCTCTTCAGCAAACCTCCTGTTGTTCaatactgaaagcagaaaaaaaaagggggagttACTTGAGGAACAGAATTatcatgtttttttctagtCTCTCATTTTCAGGAGTATTTCTTACTGTCTCTAGAGACCTGTATCTAGGGCAGGTTGAAAAAATACCTCATTTCCTTCTCCCATTCTTACCCATTCGTGAAAAAGTTCATGTTGTATGTCAGAATGtcaaatctgaaataatttgacTCAAAAGCCCcaaaattatatttagaaatCCCACCATGGCGTTATCTCCTAGGAGTTGAAATCTGCATGCCTCATGCTGACCCTGTCTACATAGGTGTGACTCTTTTTAGTCAGGAGATAATCTGTTATGATGTGTTACAGACTCTCCTCCTAAAGGGAGGGAGCAACTACATGGGAGATGGAGAGAAGACACTTGAGAGGCAACTTTTAGGGTATGGGAAATGGGTTGGGACTGATACAAGCCTGCCTCAGAAGCACTGTGTGTCTGTGCACATAACTTTTAAAAGTGGTCTGGTACAGCAGAATCTGTAACCACCAGATTGTTTAAGCCTCTATTGTGCAGTCCAAGCTTTCATCCTTTCAAAGAGTAAACAAAGCTGCTGTAGCCAGGAGAACATGTGCTCTTTCAagatttgtgtttcattttcaggttACTTACTGGCAGGAAGattcacacagaaaaagacGCTTTAGAGGTAAGTAGGTAAGGGATAGATTGTGTAAGATCTCATTCTGTAATTCTACCTGCAATGTTTATCATTTGTCTTTAACCTTGAAATTGCTTTAGCCTCTGTCCTTGCTATCCATCTGTCATTAAAGCTTGTGCTCTCAGTGTGCAAAGCACTTTGTGTTCTTGTGTCAGACTTCTCAAGAAACTTCCTGAAAGAACTACAAAGAAAGGCACTGCAGAGGTAACGAGCAGATCTCTCtgagtttgttttcctgcagtgataaggcaagcagcagcacacctGACGAATAACTGCACTGTCAGCAGTGTGGAAATTCAGTGGTTGGGGTGAAAAACCCCAAGTGACCCAGGGCATTAGAAACCTGCAAAAGTCGCTCCCTCTGCTGTCCACATCCTAgtcatgcagcagcagtgctgagtgTTTCAGCTATTTCTTACTCCCATCGAGACAGTTTGCAAGGAATAGCGCTTACTAGGAAACTTAGATGGATTGGCTGAATACACTCTGAATCTCTTCCTGACAGTGTTTGCTGGTGTTtcgtttctttttcttaaactgaCTCAAAGGCCATGAGACCTGGGTTGCGAAAGCAGTGCATAGATGAGAAACTGGATTGGGAGTGATGGCCTTCAGGTCCTTCCTGGTGAAAGGTGGACACATCCAGAGTGCTGACAGCTGCCGTCATCATCCTACCAGGATGACAGATGGTCTGCAAGTTTACTGCATGGAGGTGTAAGGATTCACCCTTTTATGCAAACTGAAGAACTGTAAAAAGCTGCAGGGCTTGGTGATGAAGgacaaaatagaaatatgattttattgGTTTCTTAAAAAGAATCGAGCTCTTTGTTTTGCTGACTAGCCAAGTGCTTTCATAAAGGACTGATGTTGTTTCTTCCAGCTTGATTTTGAACTTCAAAGAATACAAAATCTTtaaacaaacagcagctgcagtggcACCCTGGAGAGTAGCTGGGCTCTGTCAGTCCTggtgtttattgttttttttttcctccagcaataTCATGCAATGTCAGTAGATTACCAACtcttcacagcagaaaacagttcCAAAGATCTGAGctcttttaatttctcatttccacCCCAGTTTTACATTACTCCACTGTGCTGAGAGAGGGGGATAAACTGTAGTTCATACTAACAACTGCTACCTGTAACTGGGTTCTTCCATTCTTGTCCTTGCCAGTGGGACCACAGTCTGGAAAACAACACTGTTACCTGAGCACCTCTTAGTTTTAGGTTTGCAAATTACAGCTGCTTGAGTTGGATGTTACAAACAATTTTACATGTTAGTTATCTGCCAGTCTCTCCGACTCTTGTGTGCTAGCTCTTctttatgatgttttttttcttaaaaatcctCTGTAAGGAGATGGAATTGTACTTAGgaatggaaacattttaaaacagttgcTTGCAGGATATTCTATCTTAATATGTCTGTCTCTTCAGCTGCATATCATATGTAGGTCTATCCTTCCAGGTAATAATCCATGCTGGAATTTGTCCCTTTTGGAGGTGGTAGGGCTTCTGCCATATATTTCCATGTTGATAAGCTTTCAttgatttcttctgcaaaactaGTGATGACAATAAAGTCTTCTAACATCTAGCTAAATATGACCTACTTTTGGTGTAGAAGGGGCTGAGTCCTACAACTAGAAATACCATGAGTAGGTCTTGGTGAACTGTGGATGAGAAGTGAAACTGAGTTTAATGTTACTTCACATTATGATTATGTCAGCATATGCTGGTGGACTTGCTGCTTCTTTAAGACCCAACCAACGTCTGTGCAAAGAGATCTGACAGCTGAAGAAACTTAGAGGCttagacaagaaaaaaaagtaatagagaattaaaaaacagcagatACAAGTCCTTATCATTCAGCTGTTCATGAGTCATAGCAAGCCTGAGAGGATTTTTAGTTAAACTCTTCCGggagaattaatattttatcagtGTTTTATGCTAAACTCATTACTGAAGGCATTCTTTCTTCCGTGAAATCAAAATTCACTTTTGTAGCAACCAATTGTGATGTCAGAAGTAAGACATTGATGGCTTTAAGTGATGAACACATGGGGAGGAAATACATCTGCAAAGATACATGATGGTGTACACTTTGGGTTTGaaacaacaagaaacaaagaTGAAGACAGACACACTTGTGCCTTTGGTTTAGCTCTTTAACTCTTTGTTTTTAGTAACTGTTAAATTcttagctaaaaaaaataaatcatggcTTGGATTTATTGTCTTTCTAGTAAGCGTTTAAAGATGCCAGCTTGAGTGCATGTATCTGTATATTTGTTCTCTTCTTTTGATGCTACTTTTGATACATGAAAACGTGATGCAGACAAAAATTTTGGTCAGGTCTGAAACAGCGTGTTCTTTTCAGAGGAGCATCCAAAGATAATACAAACAGATTCCTGGATATTTTAACAAGTGTGTGCATTTAAATATGACTGTTTTGATTCCTCTATTTCAAACTACCCCCCCCTAAGTGAGTTCAAGTGAGTTCTCTGAGTAGaaactgttctttctctttacaAAAGATACCAAATAAGGTGATTGAGAAAAATCCTTAAGTACTCTGAATGATGCAAAGTTTAATCAACACACACTGCGGTCACTGATTCCTTCCTTTTTGCACATGGGAAGGTAATGGATATGCTCCATGCCATGGGACCAGAGACTGTGGTGATCACAAGCTCAGATCTGCAGGCACCTCTAGGAAACGACTACCTTATTGCCCTGGGAAGCCACAGAAAAAGTAAGTTGCAAActgcttcattaaaatatacttttttaaaacaagcaaacaaacaaacaaacaaaaaacgagTTCTCTGCTTTACAAAGAAGTAGTTTCATTAGATCCATTTGCAGTGCATGGAAGCAGCTTACTTCCCTAAGTGAACTTCTTCTACAGTAAGCAGTAAGAACAGGGCTTCACCGTGAGGGAAgacaggctgggagctgagggtAACCATAGCATATCTGAATAAGGTGAGAAGAACGGGGTGGTGATGGCAAGACAGGTCCCATTGACAGTCCAGTGATTGTTGAAGAGAGATGAGACAGGTCAGGTCAGAGGTCTGTGAAATCTAATCAGTAAGTCAGGACAGCAGGGCTGGATGCAGGTACACCTACAGCCTAGCTCAGGCAAGGATGTTTGTGCCTGTGCCTGAGCTTCtgtgcagctccctgcaccaGTGGCAGAGGGCACATGGGTGTCTGTCCTAGGTGAGATTAATCAGGGCTGCTAAAGCCCCTAATAGAGTTCCTGACAAGTACTAGTTGTATAAAACAGACCTTGTAGATGGTTTAGTGGCTTTTATGAAAAATTACACTGTCCTGTTAATAGGTTATTCTGCCCTGATGGATTGTTGATTGATTGGTTGTAAAATggccttctgcttctcctttctaTCCTCTTCTGCATCATCATGAAGATGCATGGTGTGTTTGGACTctcacaggattttttttccatgcaaaggACATAGTTATGTGGAATaatcttgttttctcttcatctttgtGTTCTCAATCTGGGCATAACCTTCTGGACTGCtgagaccaaaagaaaaaaaagtcatccaaACTCCACAAAGAACCAATTGGTATTTTTTAGTACTTGGTACATGCTGGGGCTGGAGTAAGCCTGATCACTCCAGTGGTGATTGAGTATAGCAGGTGGATCAGAtactctctgctgctgtgtacAGCTGCTCCCGTGACTCCATAAAACTCAGAGGTTCTCTCTAGATTCTGGTTGGGTATGTCCCACATAGGATTCAGCAGTCTCCATAAATACGTGGTTTCctgagcaagctgctgctgcagtctaAATGAATAATTTTAGGGCTCTTACTCTTTAATGAAAGTGAAAGTGTCAGCTATCTGTTCCCACTTAAGTGAAATATGTACAATATATAAGTTGTAAATGCTGTCCCAACTCAGCAAAATTTTGGAAGGTTGCACGTTTAAACAGAATTGGTACAAGTTTACAATGCTCCTTAGCATCTTCACGTTCCAAATAACACAGGAATTCAAATCtgattatcattttaaaatcatggtAAATGCTGTCGTATTAGTTGCTGAGTCTGTTACCTAACTGTCTGTCTGTATTGTAGCTAATGCAGATGGTACCAAGATGACACAAAGAATTCGAGTGGAATCTCCTAAAGTGGATGCTGTCTTTGTTGGAACAGGAGACTTGTTTGCTGCTATGCTTTTGGCCTGGACACATAAGCATCCAAACAATCTGAAGGTATGGGAGAGTTTTTCATCTGCCTGCAAGTTTAGGCTGCCTCTTGTTATTATTTGTAATctattacattatttaaaacaatcggaatttctcttttcctacAAGATTTTAGCTTGTACAACTTTGGATGATCACATTTCGGTTATGTAATTTTACTAAATAAGAtgttcagagagagagagagagacagagactgCATTGCATgtacattaataaatatattttaatcctCACTTAATAAGCACTGAAAACCATTTACTCTATCCCAATTCCTTCCCTTATGCACATTGAGTCCTTGATATGGGTGTATGATTTCTAATACCTGTTTTGGGAGAATTAAGAGACTCTGAAACCTCTTGTCCAAACTCTACTTTACATAGTTGTCACCCTGTTTGTGTCTTGCCAGTTGTGTTTGCCTGcatattattatttgaaaagcaCTGCTATTAAACTGGGCAGCTGAAATTTTACTACAACCTGGATATATTATGTTAATGTGCAGGTAGCATGCGAAAAGACTGTGTCAGCCATGCAACATGTTCTGCAAAGGACCATTAAGAGTGCAAAAGGTAATTTATTCAAACCTTGATCCTGTGTTCTCTTTGGATTTGCATCAGAAGAAACATTTACAGAGCTTTCTGAGTTTCCTGACTCAGAAAGGTATCCTTCAATGTGGAGGCACTCAGAGGATTTAGAGAATCTACAGGAGAGCTAGGTAGTCTTATTAGTACACGTTCTGTGTCCTCCAACCCTGTTTGTGACAACACCAGACTGAAGATGTCACTGTTCAGCTTAACACTGGGACTGCAGTTACGCTGACTGCTTagctgctttgcaaagcagTGGTGGAACAGCTTGAGGAAACATGGGATTTCACGTGCAAAAGAGATCCTGTTTTAAGTATAGCTCACTCACATTCCCTTTTAACACCTGTGCTTAACATGGAGAAGGGATTATCTACTAGTAATAGTCTGTTGGCTGTACTGGCCATGcgaagaatgatttttttcaaattctctcACCTTTGAGTTCCCATGTTTGTCAGCTTCTAAGGAGATCCAGACGGGAATTGAGGGTTCCCAAAGCATGTCTTTGTCTCTTTGTAAttgacagcagagctgtgttcCTCTCCTCGAgagaggtgctgcagagcaggggtGCTGATCTTCTACTTTGGAAGTCTTTTGCAGGGATAGTAAGGGGgcctgggggtgggggagaaaaaatataatgggGTATCAGACAATGcaacttgtttatttttgtaccGCTGTTTATACTGACATTCTGATGTCATCTTTTTAGCACAAGCTggagaaggaaacaaaccaaACTCAGCCCATCTGGAACTGAGAATGGTCCAAAGCAAACAGGACATAGAAAACCCAGAGATCATAGTGAAAGCTACCGTGTTATAAAGGCTGTATGTCTCCAATAACGCACAATGTATCGATGTCCTCATCTCTTTCCTGTAAATTGTAATATTTGCCTTAGATCTGTGACAGAAACCTGACTTTCATGAAATAGCGCCCAGCATAGGCAGATATCCACTCTCAAACATATGTGCTGGCCTTgctcagttttaaaaacaaaacagagttaGTATGCATTGACGCATATTACCAGGTATCAAAATGGCTGTCAAATTCACCTAGTCTGTGTAATTACCCAGGGCAAGAGAGTACAATGTTCCTGCCTTGCCAAAGACTTCAGATGTGAATTTGCTAATGGAATGCTTGACTAACTGGAGAATATATTTCAAGACAGCATTTAGTGCCAATGGAGCTGGCTACATGCTCCCTTTTCCTGGAGAGATCTGGTTACCTACTCTGGTGTTCAGTATCTCAGCTGCTACGAAACTAAGCAGGGTTAAAACTACACGCAAATTTCTGCTTGTGTGTAGGAGTACTTTGGAGATGTTTGGCATTTAAGTACTCTGAAGTGACCTTGAGGTGTCATTCATGTTACTGGTAACTGCTCCTGTTTCTTGTCTTATGAACAGTTGCACGGTTTCAGTTTTTGCAGGTACTGGCTGCTAATTTCTAATGTCCACAGGTGCCCCACTGATAATCTTCCAAAAacataataattaataaaagagtatctttttttttccagtagcaCTGATTAGAAGTTTGTAGTTCTACCTCCAAGG carries:
- the PDXK gene encoding pyridoxal kinase isoform X2, with the translated sequence MLQSREVLGFEVDTVNSVQFSNHTGYAHWKGQVLNSDELHELYEGLKLNKVNQYDYVLTGYTRDTSFLAMVVDIVQELKQQNSNLVYVCDPVMGDKWNGEGSMYVPKDLLPVYRDKVVPVADIITPNQFEAELLTGRKIHTEKDALEVMDMLHAMGPETVVITSSDLQAPLGNDYLIALGSHRKTNADGTKMTQRIRVESPKVDAVFVGTGDLFAAMLLAWTHKHPNNLKVACEKTVSAMQHVLQRTIKSAKAQAGEGNKPNSAHLELRMVQSKQDIENPEIIVKATVL
- the PDXK gene encoding pyridoxal kinase isoform X1, which codes for MEPERECRVLSIQSHVVRGYVGNKAATFPLQVLGFEVDTVNSVQFSNHTGYAHWKGQVLNSDELHELYEGLKLNKVNQYDYVLTGYTRDTSFLAMVVDIVQELKQQNSNLVYVCDPVMGDKWNGEGSMYVPKDLLPVYRDKVVPVADIITPNQFEAELLTGRKIHTEKDALEVMDMLHAMGPETVVITSSDLQAPLGNDYLIALGSHRKTNADGTKMTQRIRVESPKVDAVFVGTGDLFAAMLLAWTHKHPNNLKVACEKTVSAMQHVLQRTIKSAKAQAGEGNKPNSAHLELRMVQSKQDIENPEIIVKATVL